The Henckelia pumila isolate YLH828 chromosome 2, ASM3356847v2, whole genome shotgun sequence genome includes a window with the following:
- the LOC140878289 gene encoding exopolygalacturonase-like, which translates to MESSSTKACFLFWALLASFSSLNSVHCQGKIFSVVKFGAVADGKTDIAQALSKAWKGACSSIGGTVFVPKGTYSVGDITFEGPCNGATHFRLEGMLVANSNSNSHSSGLDSWIAFHNIIGFTLYGNGTFQGQGKSSWGRPESNGHRKTSLKLRIQHGVVRDIHSVDSEMFHFHVHDSDDLLLQNIHITAPEDSPNTDGIHIGNSKDVRIEGASIATGDDCVSIGSGNTNITVSRVDCGPGHGISIGSLGKYEDERDVNGIIVSDCTFRDTDNGVRIKTWAPSKSAATLSDVKFINIQVENTKNPILIDQYYCSNYPCKHNGESSIKIRDVKFIGVKGKSASEVGVNVQCSDSYPCEDIEFTGLDLTMAGSGAPTTASCSNAGGVFLGPGQVPSNCS; encoded by the exons ATGGAATCAAGTTCAACCAAGGCTTGTTTCCTTTTTTGGGCTCTTCTTGCTTCATTTTCGTCGCTTAATTCTGTGCACTGCCAAGGCAAGATCTTCAGTGTAGTAAAATTTGGCGCAGTTGCAGATGGAAAGACCGACATCGCCCAG GCGTTGTCTAAAGCTTGGAAGGGAGCATGCTCAAGTATAGGAGGCACGGTCTTTGTCCCCAAGGGTACGTACTCAGTGGGTGACATAACTTTCGAAGGGCCATGCAATGGGGCGACTCACTTTCGTCTGGAGGGGATGCTGGTTGCTAATTCTAACTCTAACAGCCATTCATCCGGTCTAGATTCTTGGATCGCTTTCCACAATATCATCGGCTTCACGTTGTATGGAAACGGTACTTTTCAAGGCCAGGGAAAGTCGTCCTGGGGACGACCTGAATCCAATGGTCACCGTAAAACA TCTTTAAAGCTTCGGATTCAACACGGGGTCGTCCGGGACATCCACTCCGTCGACAGCGAGATGTTCCATTTCCACGTCCACGATTCCGACGACCTGTTGCTCCAGAACATACACATCACGGCGCCGGAGGACAGCCCGAACACCGACGGGATCCACATCGGGAACTCCAAGGACGTGAGGATCGAGGGGGCCAGCATAGCCACCGGGGACGACTGCGTGTCCATCGGCTCCGGGAACACGAACATCACGGTTTCCCGCGTCGACTGCGGCCCGGGGCACGGCATCAGCATCGGGAGCCTCGGGAAGTACGAGGATGAGAGGGACGTGAATGGGATCATCGTCAGTGACTGCACGTTCAGAGATACCGACAATGGCGTCAGAATCAAAACATGGGCGCCTTCGAAATCCGCCGCCACTCTCTCCGACGTCAAGTTCATCAATATCCAAGTCGAGAACACCAAGAATCCGATCCTCATCGATCAATATTACTGCTCCAACTACCCTTGCAAGCACAAT GGCGAATCGAGCATAAAGATCAGAGATGTGAAATTCATAGGAGTGAAGGGGAAATCGGCTTCGGAAGTTGGAGTAAATGTTCAGTGCAGCGACAGTTATCCATGCGAGGATATCGAGTTCACAGGGCTGGACTTGACTATGGCTGGTTCAGGTGCACCCACCACTGCCTCTTGCTCTAATGCCGGTGGAGTCTTTCTCGGACCTGGCCAAGTTCCTTCCAACTGTTCTTGA